A stretch of Arachis hypogaea cultivar Tifrunner chromosome 15, arahy.Tifrunner.gnm2.J5K5, whole genome shotgun sequence DNA encodes these proteins:
- the LOC112750642 gene encoding HIPL1 protein: protein MPPSQNTAKACGFECIYKLNCKRSFKFQLVYGEMKKGVLFSTTFLFCCLLLLLDCAVSLPLCVDSRAPFTLNKTLGFCPYNGSTCCNSTQDAQIQKQFQAMKVSDPACASVLKSILCARCDPFSAELYTVQSSPRSVPVLCNSTVPANSSQSKAAAVEDFCSQVWDTCQTVYITNSPFAPSLQGQAGGPQIKANATKLTNLWQSKTDFCSAFGGTSTNTSVCFEGEPVALNKTATPINPPLGLCLEKIGNGSYLSMAAHPDGSNRAFFSNQMGKVWLATLPDKESGGTLKLDESSPFVDLTDQVYFNTLFGMMGMAFHPNFAQNGRFFASFNCDKSKWSGCNGRCACNSDVNCDPSKIGTDHGSPPCQYQTVIAEYTTNGTGSQPSSAESAKPTEVRRIFTMGLPYTSHHGGQILFGPEDGYLYFMMGDGGGSGDPNNFSQNKKSLLGKIMRIDVDNIPSAAEISKLGLWGNYSIPKDNPFSEDKDLQPEIWALGLRNPWRCSFDSERPSYFVCADVGQDLYEEVDLITKGGNYGWSVYEGPYLFNPTQSAEGNTSVKSINPIFPILGYNHSVVNKNEGSASITGGYIYRSTTDPCTYGRYLYGDLYAGAIWAATEDPENSGNFSTNKTPFKCAHDSALKCDSAPGSSLPALGYIFSFGEDNNKDVYILASAGVYRVVRPSRCSYACSLEKTTATNPTSQPPGPSPSLAIRWSNVSGYLMLLQFSSILMILLTLL from the exons ATGCCACCAAGTCAAAATACTGCGAAGGCTTGCGGATTTGAATGTATATATAAGTTGAATTGTAAGAGGAGTTTCAAGTTTCAACTGGTTTATGGTGAGATGAAGAAGGGTGTTCTATTTTCCACCACCTTCTTATTTTGTTGCTTGTTGCTGCTTTTGGATTGTGCAGTTTCACTTCCTCTATGCGTTGATTCCA GGGCACCCTTTACCCTGAATAAAACCCTTGGATTTTGTCCTTACAATGGAAGCACATGTTGCAACTCCACACAAGATGCACAAATACAAAAGCAGTTTCAAGCCATGAAAGTCTCTGATCCCGCCTGTGCCTCAGTTTTGAAATCAATACTTTGTGCG AGGTGCGACCCATTTTCAGCAGAGCTATATACAGTTCAATCCTCTCCGAGATCAGTGCCAGTGCTTTGCAACTCCACCGTACCAGCAAATTCGTCACAGTCAAAGGCAGCAGCAGTGGAGGATTTCTGCTCTCAAGTATGGGATACATGCCAAACTGTGTACATAACAAATTCACCTTTTGCCCCTTCATTGCAAGGACAAGCAGGAGGACCACAAATTAAGGCCAATGCAACAAAATTGACTAACTTGTGGCAGTCCAAAACTGACTTTTGTAGCGCTTTTGGTGGAACATCGACTAATACTTCAGTGTGTTTTGAAGGCGAACCTGTTGCACTAAACAAAACCGCAACACCTATCAACCCTCCTCTTGGCTTGTGCCTTGAGAAAATTGGCAATGGATCTTACCTTAGCATGGCAGCTCATCCTGATGGCTCTAACCGAGCATTCTTCTCTAATCAGATGGGCAAGGTTTGGCTGGCAACACTTCCAGACAAGGAATCGGGTGGAACGTTAAAGCTTGACGAATCAAGTCCCTTTGTTGATCTAACTGACCAAGTTTATTTTAATACTCTATTTGGAATGATGGGAATGGCGTTTCATCCGAATTTCGCGCAAAATGGTCGATTCTTTGCTTCATTTAACTGTGATAAGTCCAAGTGGTCGGGATGCAATGGAAGATGTGCATGTAATTCAGATGTTAATTGTGATCCATCAAAAATAGGTACTGATCATGGTTCCCCACCATGCCAGTATCAAACTGTTATCGCAGAATACACCACTAATGGTACCGGATCTCAGCCTTCCTCG GCTGAAAGTGCAAAACCAACAGAAGTGAGGAGAATATTTACCATGGGCCTCCCTTATACATCTCATCATGGAGGTCAGATACTCTTTGGTCCAGAAGATGGATATCTATACTTCATGATGGGTGATGGAGGAGGCTCAGGTGATCCAAACAATTTTTCCCAAAACAAGAAATCTTTACTCGGAAAGATTATGAGGATTGACGTAGACAATATCCCAA GTGCAGCTGAAATTAGCAAACTTGGGCTATGGGGTAACTATTCCATTCCAAAGGATAATCCATTTAGTGAAGACAAAGATCTGCAGCCTGAAATATGGGCCTTAGGACTAAGAAATCCATGGCGATGCAGTTTTGATTCAGAAAGACCTTCCTACTTTGTGTGTGCAGATGTTGGACAG GATCTATACGAGGAGGTAGATCTCATCACAAAGGGCGGAAACTATGGATGGAGTGTTTACGAGGGCCCTTATCTCTTCAACCCCACTCAATCAGCGGAAGGCAATACCTCTGTAAAATCTATTAATCCAATTTTCCCAATACTTGGATACAACCATTCAGTTGTCAACAAGAATGAAGGATCAGCATCAATAACTGGGGGATATATCTATCGTTCTACCACTGATCCTTGCACATATGGAAG GTATTTGTATGGAGATTTGTATGCTGGAGCAATATGGGCAGCCACAGAAGACCCAGAAAACAGTGGAAATTTCAGCACTAACAAAACCCCTTTCAAGTGTGCACATGATTCTGCTCTCAAATGTGACTCGGCACCTGGGAGCTCCCTTCCAGCATTAGGTTATATCTTTTCATTtggtgaagacaacaacaaagatGTCTATATCCTTGCCAGCGCTGGCGTTTACCGAGTTGTGCGGCCGAGTCGCTGCAGCTATGCTTGCTCTCTGGAAAAGACAACTGCAACTAATCCTACAAGCCAACCTCCTGGTCCTTCTCCATCTCTTGCTATCCGTTGGAGTAACGTGTCTGGATATCTTATGCTGCTGCAATTTTCATCCATCTTGATGATCTTATTGACTTTATTGTAG